Proteins encoded together in one Mycolicibacter minnesotensis window:
- a CDS encoding lipase family protein, with translation MDFDSLARETSVEWIGQAPHEPLQPGSRPLLPAQDPFYEPPEGFQHAAPGTVLRSREVELAFLGLIPQRLHATQLLYRSNDRNDIAQAAVTTVVVPAGHDRARPCPIVSYQCAIDAVDGRCFPSFALRRRAKAHGSFTQLEFVLIAAILAQGWAVSIPDHEGRDGHWGAPLEPGYFVLDGLRAALASEQVGLSADAPIGLWGYSGGGLSTAWAAEVCGNYAPELKIVGVALGSPVGDLGNTLLRLNASFWSGLPALMIAALRRVYPDLDAFVEQHATTDGRALMRMLESTSTAAAVLRLHHRSLSSYIDKPLNELVETPVVQQVFNETRLGGTAPAPPILMLQAIHDQVISVHDIDTLAAAYTAGGARVTYHRDLLSEHITLHPVSTPMVLDWLRDRFANRPLPQDQVHRDWPALLNPKTYLGLARLGLVAARVITGGAV, from the coding sequence ATGGACTTCGACAGCCTCGCCCGAGAAACATCTGTCGAGTGGATCGGGCAGGCCCCGCACGAGCCGCTGCAACCCGGCTCACGCCCCCTGCTGCCCGCTCAGGACCCGTTCTACGAGCCGCCAGAGGGCTTCCAGCACGCGGCGCCCGGCACCGTGCTGCGCTCCCGTGAGGTCGAATTGGCCTTCTTGGGCCTGATTCCCCAGCGCCTGCACGCCACCCAGCTGCTCTACCGCAGCAACGACCGCAACGACATCGCCCAAGCGGCGGTCACCACTGTGGTGGTGCCGGCCGGACACGACCGGGCCCGCCCCTGCCCGATCGTGTCGTACCAGTGTGCGATCGACGCGGTGGACGGCCGCTGCTTCCCCTCCTTCGCGCTACGCCGGCGCGCCAAGGCCCACGGCTCGTTCACCCAGCTGGAGTTCGTGCTGATCGCCGCCATCCTGGCGCAAGGCTGGGCGGTGTCGATTCCCGACCACGAGGGCCGCGACGGCCACTGGGGAGCGCCATTGGAGCCGGGCTACTTCGTGCTCGACGGACTGCGCGCGGCATTGGCCAGCGAGCAGGTGGGCCTCTCGGCTGACGCCCCGATCGGACTGTGGGGTTATTCCGGCGGGGGACTGTCTACGGCCTGGGCCGCTGAGGTCTGCGGCAACTACGCGCCGGAGCTCAAGATCGTCGGGGTGGCCCTGGGCTCTCCGGTCGGCGACCTGGGCAACACGCTGCTACGGCTGAACGCGTCATTCTGGTCCGGCCTGCCCGCCCTCATGATCGCCGCGCTGCGGCGGGTGTATCCAGACCTCGACGCATTCGTCGAACAACACGCCACCACCGACGGGCGCGCGCTGATGCGGATGCTGGAGTCGACCAGCACTGCGGCGGCGGTGCTGCGGCTGCATCACCGGTCCCTGAGCTCCTACATCGACAAGCCCCTCAATGAGCTGGTGGAGACGCCGGTGGTCCAGCAGGTGTTCAACGAGACCCGGCTCGGTGGGACAGCGCCGGCTCCGCCGATCCTGATGCTGCAGGCCATTCACGACCAGGTGATCTCCGTCCACGACATCGACACGCTCGCCGCGGCCTACACCGCCGGCGGAGCACGGGTGACCTACCACCGCGACCTGCTCAGCGAACACATCACGTTGCATCCGGTGTCGACGCCGATGGTGCTGGACTGGTTGCGTGACCGCTTCGCCAACAGGCCGCTGCCACAGGACCAGGTCCACCGCGACTGGCCGGCGTTGCTGAACCCCAAGACCTACCTCGGGCTGGCCCGGCTCGGCCTGGTGGCGGCACGCGTCATCACCGGCGGGGCGGTGTAA
- the bsaP gene encoding biotin synthase auxiliary protein BsaP: protein MVRDLPAALGAGVYNVYTGVQIDDPAGAALPTAAQLGLEPPRFCASCGRRMMVQVRPDGWWAKCSRHGLVDSTDLDTQR from the coding sequence ATGGTCCGCGACCTGCCCGCTGCCCTCGGAGCCGGTGTCTACAACGTCTACACCGGTGTCCAGATCGATGATCCCGCTGGTGCAGCACTGCCCACCGCGGCCCAATTGGGGCTGGAACCGCCCCGATTCTGTGCCTCCTGCGGACGCCGGATGATGGTGCAGGTCCGGCCGGATGGCTGGTGGGCCAAGTGCTCGCGGCACGGTCTGGTGGACTCGACCGACCTGGACACCCAGAGGTGA
- a CDS encoding DUF2567 domain-containing protein produces MTFNPAPRLTRGRARLVLAGGLTAVGLPVGALWAWIAPPIHGVVALTRSGERVQAYLGNEAENFFIAPFLLIGLWGVVAVTAAVLAWQWRAHRGPGMVAGLSVGLTAGAALAVLTGSVLVRRRYGTIDVDAAPVTPEHRVHYVAEGPPVFFGHSPLQIAATLLLPAAVAALVYGLCATWSTREDLGGYPPEPAGQPLTPESAPDEGITPPRR; encoded by the coding sequence GTGACTTTCAACCCAGCCCCGCGGCTCACGCGCGGCCGGGCACGCCTGGTGCTCGCCGGGGGATTGACCGCGGTCGGTCTGCCGGTCGGAGCCCTCTGGGCGTGGATCGCCCCACCCATTCACGGCGTGGTGGCACTCACCCGCAGTGGGGAACGGGTGCAGGCCTACCTGGGCAACGAGGCCGAGAACTTTTTTATCGCGCCGTTCCTGCTGATCGGGTTATGGGGTGTGGTGGCCGTGACGGCGGCCGTCCTGGCCTGGCAGTGGCGAGCACATCGCGGACCGGGCATGGTCGCGGGACTGTCGGTGGGCCTGACTGCCGGGGCGGCCCTGGCGGTGCTGACCGGAAGCGTCCTGGTGCGCCGCCGCTACGGCACCATCGACGTGGATGCGGCCCCGGTGACCCCGGAGCATCGGGTGCACTATGTCGCGGAGGGGCCACCAGTGTTCTTCGGCCACTCGCCGCTGCAGATTGCGGCCACCTTACTGTTGCCGGCGGCCGTTGCAGCGCTGGTGTACGGCTTGTGCGCCACCTGGAGTACCCGCGAAGACCTCGGCGGCTATCCGCCCGAGCCCGCCGGACAGCCGCTGACGCCCGAATCGGCCCCGGACGAGGGGATTACACCGCCCCGCCGGTGA
- a CDS encoding histidinol-phosphate transaminase → MASGPGAQITLADLPLRDDLRGKSAYGAPQLEVPVRLNTNENPHPPSAALIDDVARSVREAAAQLHRYPDRDAVALRADLAAYLTAQTGVAVGFDNVWAANGSNEILQQLLQAFGGPGRSALGFVPSYSMHPIISEGTQTRWLAANRTSDFGLDIGVAGAAIAEYQPDVVFITSPNNPSGQSISLTDLRSLLDVAPGVVIVDEAYGEFSSQPSAIALIDDYPARLIVSRTMSKAFAFAGGRLGYLIAAPAVIDAMLLVRLPYHLSVLTQVAARAALRHADDTLGSVAQLIAERDRVSEALSTMGFRVIPSDANFVLFGRFADAPATWQRYLDAGVLIRDVGIPGYLRATTGLPEENDALLAASKQLVATELAQPSLGAS, encoded by the coding sequence ATCGCTTCCGGCCCGGGTGCGCAGATCACTCTGGCGGACCTGCCCTTGCGCGACGACCTGCGCGGCAAGTCTGCTTATGGTGCGCCGCAGCTGGAGGTACCGGTTCGGCTTAACACCAACGAGAATCCGCACCCGCCCAGCGCCGCACTGATCGACGATGTGGCTCGTTCGGTGCGGGAGGCCGCCGCGCAGTTGCACCGCTACCCCGATCGTGACGCAGTGGCACTGCGCGCCGACCTGGCCGCCTACCTGACTGCCCAAACCGGGGTGGCGGTGGGTTTCGACAATGTGTGGGCGGCTAACGGCTCCAATGAGATCCTGCAGCAGTTGCTGCAGGCATTCGGTGGTCCAGGGCGCAGTGCCCTCGGATTCGTGCCGTCCTACTCGATGCACCCGATCATCTCCGAGGGCACTCAGACACGCTGGCTGGCAGCCAACCGGACCTCTGACTTCGGCCTGGACATCGGGGTGGCCGGCGCTGCCATCGCCGAGTACCAACCCGACGTAGTGTTCATCACCTCGCCGAACAACCCGTCCGGGCAGAGCATCTCGCTCACCGACCTGCGCAGCCTGCTCGATGTTGCGCCCGGAGTCGTGATCGTGGACGAGGCCTACGGCGAATTCTCTTCTCAGCCCAGCGCGATCGCGCTGATCGACGACTACCCGGCCAGGCTCATCGTCAGCCGGACCATGAGCAAGGCCTTCGCGTTCGCCGGTGGCCGGCTGGGCTATCTGATCGCGGCTCCGGCCGTCATCGACGCGATGTTGCTGGTCCGCCTGCCCTATCACCTGTCGGTACTCACACAGGTTGCTGCCCGGGCGGCGCTCCGGCACGCCGACGACACCCTCGGCAGCGTCGCACAGTTGATCGCTGAGCGTGACCGTGTCTCAGAGGCTTTGTCCACCATGGGATTCCGTGTCATTCCCAGTGACGCCAACTTCGTGCTGTTCGGTCGGTTCGCCGACGCGCCCGCGACCTGGCAACGCTACTTGGATGCCGGTGTGCTGATCCGCGACGTCGGTATTCCCGGATACCTGCGGGCCACCACCGGACTGCCGGAGGAGAACGACGCCCTGCTCGCCGCCAGCAAGCAGCTCGTGGCCACTGAACTCGCCCAACCGTCACTAGGAGCATCATGA
- the nadA gene encoding quinolinate synthase NadA, with translation MTTLTDNGVQAGKLADRIVNSPAGYGGIEPDEEWVAEVLRLKHERNATILAHNYQLPEIQDIADHVGDSLALARIAATAEEDTIVFCGVHFMAETAKILSPDKTVLLPDTRAGCSLADSITAEELRAWRSEYPDAVVVSYVNTTAAVKALTDYCCTSSNAVDVVNAIDPDREVLFLPDQFLGQHVKRVTGRDNIRIWAGECHVHAAINGDELEEKARANPDAELFVHPECGCATSSLYLVGEGHFPAEQVKILSTGGMLEEAARTGARKVLVATEIGMIHQLRKAAPQVDFEAVNRKAACKYMKMITPAALLRSLTEGADEIHVDPETARLAARSVQRMIAIGHSVPVSK, from the coding sequence ATGACCACCCTCACCGACAACGGTGTGCAGGCGGGCAAGCTGGCCGACCGCATCGTGAACTCGCCGGCCGGATACGGCGGCATCGAGCCTGATGAGGAGTGGGTGGCCGAGGTCCTCCGGCTCAAGCACGAACGCAATGCCACGATCCTGGCCCACAACTACCAGCTGCCGGAGATCCAAGACATCGCCGACCACGTCGGTGACTCCTTGGCGCTGGCGCGCATCGCGGCCACCGCCGAGGAGGACACCATCGTGTTCTGCGGCGTGCACTTCATGGCTGAGACCGCCAAGATTCTGTCCCCGGACAAGACGGTGCTGCTGCCAGACACCCGCGCGGGCTGCTCCCTGGCCGACTCGATCACCGCCGAGGAACTGCGGGCCTGGCGCAGCGAATACCCCGACGCGGTAGTGGTGTCCTACGTGAACACCACGGCGGCGGTGAAGGCCTTGACCGACTACTGCTGCACCTCGTCGAACGCCGTCGACGTGGTCAACGCGATCGACCCGGACCGTGAGGTGCTGTTTCTGCCGGACCAATTCCTGGGCCAGCACGTCAAGCGGGTCACCGGCCGCGACAACATCCGTATCTGGGCCGGCGAATGCCACGTGCACGCCGCCATCAACGGCGACGAGCTCGAAGAGAAGGCGCGCGCCAACCCCGACGCCGAACTGTTCGTGCACCCCGAGTGCGGCTGCGCGACGTCGTCGCTGTATCTGGTCGGCGAGGGTCACTTCCCCGCGGAGCAGGTCAAGATCCTTTCGACCGGCGGCATGCTCGAAGAGGCCGCCCGCACCGGGGCCCGCAAGGTGCTGGTGGCCACCGAGATCGGCATGATCCACCAGCTGCGCAAGGCCGCACCGCAGGTGGACTTCGAGGCGGTCAACCGCAAGGCGGCCTGCAAGTACATGAAGATGATCACCCCGGCGGCCTTGCTGCGCAGCCTCACCGAGGGGGCTGACGAGATCCACGTCGACCCCGAGACCGCCCGACTGGCTGCCCGCAGCGTGCAGCGGATGATCGCGATCGGACATTCCGTCCCGGTCAGCAAGTGA
- a CDS encoding L-aspartate oxidase, with amino-acid sequence MTTGPTWQQRADVVVIGTGVGGLAAARAAHRAGSDVVVLSKSAAGSAATATHYAQGGIAVVLPDTDDSVAAHVADTMAAGGGLCDRDAVTSIVADGYRAVADLAGAGAVFDQGSDGTWALTREGGHSRRRIIHAGGDATGAEVQRALDHAATVLDVRGGHVVLQVLRDTDHVTGVLVANGDGIGVIHAPSVVLATGGLGHLYRATTNPGGATGDGVALALWAGATVSDLEFIQFHPTMLFSGGSAGGGRRPLITEAVRGEGARLIDARGASITEGVHPMGDLAPRDVVAGAIDARLRQTGDPCVYLDARGIDGFEERFPTVTAACRHAGIDPVRQPIPVVPGAHYSCGGIVTDVAGRTDLAGLFAAGEVGRTGMHGANRLASNSLLEGLVVGARAGAEAATHAIAVGRVQSRASDAVGRPILPRRILQDAMSRDASVVRDAAGLARLQDVLASAEVGPVADRADVEDAALTLTATVVAAAASARTESRGCHHRSEYPGADPARARSSTLVLRDGVVVLETPAGVAS; translated from the coding sequence GTGACCACTGGGCCCACCTGGCAGCAACGTGCCGACGTCGTCGTCATCGGCACGGGTGTCGGCGGGCTGGCGGCGGCGCGGGCCGCGCACCGGGCCGGGAGCGACGTCGTAGTCCTCAGCAAGTCGGCCGCGGGATCGGCGGCAACGGCGACGCACTATGCCCAGGGCGGCATCGCGGTGGTGTTGCCGGACACGGACGACTCGGTGGCGGCCCACGTTGCCGACACCATGGCCGCAGGTGGCGGGTTGTGCGATCGCGACGCGGTGACCTCGATCGTGGCCGACGGCTACCGCGCGGTCGCCGACCTGGCCGGTGCGGGGGCGGTGTTCGACCAGGGCTCGGACGGGACCTGGGCGCTCACCCGCGAAGGCGGGCACTCCCGGCGCCGCATCATTCATGCCGGCGGCGACGCCACCGGGGCCGAAGTGCAGCGTGCGCTGGACCACGCCGCGACCGTCCTGGATGTCCGCGGCGGTCATGTGGTGCTGCAGGTGCTGCGCGACACCGACCACGTCACCGGCGTGCTGGTGGCCAATGGCGATGGCATCGGCGTGATCCACGCTCCCTCGGTGGTGCTGGCGACCGGCGGATTGGGCCACTTGTACCGGGCGACCACCAACCCGGGAGGCGCGACGGGAGACGGGGTGGCCCTGGCGCTGTGGGCCGGGGCCACGGTGAGCGACCTGGAATTCATCCAGTTCCATCCGACGATGCTGTTCTCGGGAGGTAGCGCCGGCGGGGGACGCAGGCCGCTGATCACCGAGGCGGTGCGCGGGGAGGGCGCCAGATTGATCGACGCCCGGGGGGCCTCCATCACCGAAGGGGTGCATCCGATGGGGGACCTGGCGCCGCGCGACGTGGTGGCTGGGGCCATCGACGCGCGGCTGCGGCAGACCGGTGACCCCTGTGTGTATCTGGACGCCCGTGGAATCGACGGGTTCGAGGAGCGTTTCCCCACCGTCACCGCGGCGTGCCGCCACGCCGGTATTGACCCTGTCCGGCAACCGATTCCGGTGGTTCCAGGCGCGCACTACAGCTGCGGCGGAATCGTCACCGATGTCGCGGGTCGCACCGATCTGGCCGGGCTGTTCGCCGCGGGCGAGGTGGGCCGAACCGGAATGCATGGCGCCAACCGATTGGCCTCCAACAGCCTGTTGGAGGGATTGGTGGTGGGCGCGCGGGCCGGCGCCGAGGCCGCGACGCATGCCATAGCCGTGGGCCGGGTCCAGTCCCGGGCTTCGGATGCCGTGGGGCGCCCAATACTGCCCCGGCGGATTCTGCAGGACGCTATGTCGCGCGATGCCTCGGTGGTCCGCGACGCAGCAGGGCTGGCCCGGTTGCAGGATGTGCTTGCCAGCGCTGAGGTGGGCCCGGTAGCTGACCGGGCCGACGTCGAGGATGCCGCGCTGACATTGACTGCCACGGTGGTCGCGGCGGCGGCGTCGGCGCGCACCGAGAGCCGGGGTTGTCACCACCGGTCGGAATACCCGGGGGCCGACCCAGCCCGGGCTCGCAGTTCCACCCTTGTCCTGCGCGACGGCGTCGTCGTGCTCGAAACACCCGCGGGAGTCGCATCGTGA
- the nadC gene encoding carboxylating nicotinate-nucleotide diphosphorylase — MLSETELAEARQVIALALDEDLRYGPDVTTAATVPAGVTAEAAMVTRVPGVIAGVDLALLVLDEVLGADGYRVLDRAADGSRVPAGAAVLRLTADTRGLLTAERTMLNLVCHLSGIATATAAWVDAVDGTSARIRDTRKTLPGLRVLQKYAVRVGGGVNHRMGLGDAALIKDNHVAAAGSVAAALRAVRAAASQVPCEVEVDSLEQFDEVLAEAPELVLLDNFEVWETQMAVQRRDARAPGVLLESSGGLSLESAGAYASTGVDYLAVGALTHSVRVLDIGLDM; from the coding sequence ATGCTGTCCGAGACCGAACTTGCCGAAGCGCGCCAGGTCATTGCCCTCGCGCTCGATGAGGATCTGCGCTACGGACCCGATGTCACCACCGCGGCGACCGTACCTGCCGGCGTGACCGCCGAGGCTGCCATGGTCACCCGGGTGCCCGGGGTGATCGCCGGTGTGGACCTGGCCCTGCTGGTCCTTGACGAGGTACTGGGCGCCGACGGCTATCGGGTGCTCGACCGGGCGGCCGACGGGTCCCGGGTCCCGGCCGGGGCAGCGGTATTGCGGCTGACGGCCGATACTCGCGGTCTGCTGACCGCCGAGCGCACCATGCTCAACCTGGTCTGCCACCTGTCCGGGATCGCCACCGCCACCGCGGCCTGGGTCGATGCCGTGGACGGCACCTCGGCGCGCATCCGCGACACGCGCAAGACGCTGCCGGGCCTGCGGGTGCTGCAGAAGTACGCGGTGCGGGTCGGTGGCGGGGTGAATCATCGGATGGGACTCGGCGACGCCGCCCTGATCAAGGACAATCACGTCGCCGCGGCCGGTTCGGTGGCCGCGGCGCTGCGGGCCGTTCGAGCCGCCGCTTCGCAGGTGCCCTGCGAAGTCGAGGTGGATTCACTCGAACAGTTCGACGAAGTGCTGGCCGAGGCACCCGAACTGGTGCTGCTGGACAACTTCGAGGTCTGGGAAACCCAGATGGCGGTGCAGCGGCGCGATGCCCGAGCGCCCGGCGTGCTGCTGGAGTCCTCCGGTGGGCTCAGCCTTGAGAGCGCAGGGGCCTACGCCTCCACCGGTGTCGACTACCTGGCCGTGGGAGCGCTCACGCATTCGGTGCGCGTGCTCGACATCGGCTTGGACATGTAG
- a CDS encoding NUDIX hydrolase, with translation MVHTNTAHEVLTAVFQVGGLDQRRPRLNVLLWERAREPQSGRWSLPGGLLRTDEDVTASARRQLAEKVDLREIAHLEQLAVFSDPGRVPGVRTIASTFLGLVPSPADPELPSDTHWHPVDDLPPMAFDHGPMVAHARSRLVAKMSYTNIGFGLAPTEFILSTLRDIYSVVLGYQVDATNLQRVLVRRGVITRTGTTARSGRSGGRPAARYRFTESELRVTDEFAALRPPG, from the coding sequence GTGGTTCATACTAACACCGCGCACGAAGTGCTCACCGCGGTCTTCCAGGTTGGCGGCCTCGACCAGCGCCGACCCCGACTCAACGTGCTGCTCTGGGAGCGTGCCCGCGAACCGCAGTCGGGTCGCTGGTCCCTGCCGGGTGGCCTGCTGCGCACCGACGAGGACGTGACGGCCTCGGCACGCCGCCAGCTTGCTGAGAAGGTCGATCTGCGTGAGATCGCCCACCTTGAGCAGCTGGCTGTGTTTTCCGACCCTGGCCGGGTGCCTGGTGTTCGCACCATCGCCTCGACGTTTCTGGGCCTGGTGCCCTCCCCCGCCGACCCGGAGCTACCCAGCGACACCCATTGGCATCCGGTCGACGACCTACCGCCGATGGCGTTCGATCATGGCCCCATGGTGGCGCACGCCCGAAGCCGACTGGTCGCGAAGATGTCGTATACCAACATCGGATTCGGTTTGGCTCCAACAGAATTCATACTGTCGACGCTCCGGGATATTTACAGCGTCGTGTTGGGGTACCAAGTCGATGCCACCAACCTGCAGCGGGTGTTGGTGCGCCGCGGAGTGATCACCCGGACCGGAACCACCGCCCGATCCGGGCGCAGCGGGGGCCGTCCGGCGGCCCGCTACCGGTTCACCGAGTCCGAACTTCGCGTCACCGACGAATTTGCCGCATTGCGGCCGCCCGGGTGA
- a CDS encoding nitroreductase family deazaflavin-dependent oxidoreductase, with amino-acid sequence MAADKGAADPATLPAIFPVWMDRLQIKYLNPVIKPVAKYLPGTSVITHRGRKSGKIFETVVTTYRKGGMLAIALGHGKTDWVKNVMAAGEADIRLFRSELHLVNPRILPAGSGDASLPLLLRIQNRKVAVLVTDIA; translated from the coding sequence ATGGCTGCCGACAAGGGCGCCGCTGACCCGGCCACGCTGCCGGCGATATTCCCGGTGTGGATGGATCGCCTGCAGATCAAGTACCTGAACCCGGTGATCAAGCCGGTCGCGAAGTACCTTCCCGGCACGTCGGTGATCACCCACCGGGGACGAAAGTCCGGCAAGATCTTCGAGACGGTGGTGACCACCTATCGCAAGGGCGGCATGCTGGCGATCGCCCTCGGGCACGGCAAGACCGACTGGGTGAAAAATGTGATGGCCGCCGGTGAAGCGGACATCCGGCTGTTCCGCAGCGAGCTGCACCTGGTCAATCCGCGGATCCTGCCGGCTGGTTCTGGTGACGCTTCGCTGCCGTTGTTGTTGCGCATCCAAAACCGCAAGGTGGCGGTATTGGTCACCGACATCGCCTGA
- the hisB gene encoding imidazoleglycerol-phosphate dehydratase HisB, with translation MTGTRRSRVERATRESDITVELDLDGTGIVDIDTGVPFFDHMLTALGSHASFDLTVRARGDVEIEAHHTVEDTAIVLGQALGEALGDKKGIRRFGDAFIPMDETLAHAAVDVSGRPYCVHTGEPDHLVHTTIAGTQAPYHTVINRHVFETLASNARIALHVRVLYGRDPHHITEAQYKAVARALRQAVEFDPRVTGVPSTKGAL, from the coding sequence ATGACTGGCACTCGCCGTTCCCGGGTGGAACGTGCTACCCGCGAATCCGACATCACAGTCGAACTCGACCTGGACGGAACCGGCATCGTCGACATCGACACCGGAGTGCCGTTCTTCGATCACATGCTGACCGCTTTGGGTAGTCACGCCAGTTTCGACCTGACCGTGCGAGCCCGCGGCGACGTCGAGATCGAGGCTCACCACACCGTTGAGGACACCGCGATCGTTCTCGGGCAGGCGTTGGGTGAGGCGCTTGGCGACAAGAAGGGCATCCGTCGATTCGGTGACGCCTTCATCCCCATGGACGAGACGTTGGCGCACGCTGCGGTCGACGTATCTGGTCGGCCCTACTGTGTGCACACCGGTGAACCGGACCACTTGGTGCATACCACGATCGCCGGGACCCAGGCGCCGTATCACACCGTCATCAATCGGCACGTGTTCGAGACCCTGGCGTCCAACGCGCGCATTGCGCTGCACGTCCGGGTGCTTTACGGCCGTGATCCGCACCACATCACCGAGGCCCAGTACAAGGCCGTTGCGCGTGCGCTGCGTCAGGCCGTGGAGTTCGACCCCCGGGTAACCGGCGTGCCGTCGACCAAGGGTGCCTTGTGA
- the hisD gene encoding histidinol dehydrogenase, whose amino-acid sequence MDGVNTGLMARIDLRGTEQSASSSNLSRARLRSVLPRGGVDVEAVLPRVRPIVEAVAERGAAAALEFGESFDRVRPTTVRVPAAALDTALTELDPAVRTALEVAITRARAVHTDQRRSDTTTTLAPGATVTERWLPVERVGLYVPGGNAVYPSSVVMNVVPAQIAGVDSLVIASPPQEAFAGLPHPTILAAARLLGVEEVWAVGGAQAVALLAYGGTDTDQGELAPVDMITGPGNIYVTAAKRLCRSQVGIDAEAGPTEIAILADNTAHPAHVAADLISQAEHDEMAASVLVTTSPELADATAREVIAQLQTTVHRERATTALSGPQSAIVLVDDLDAGIRVVNAYAAEHLEIQTADPAEVASRIRSAGAIFLGPYAPVSLGDYCAGSNHVLPTAGSARYSSGLSVQTFLRGIHVVDYTEAALKDVSGNVIALATAEDLPAHGEAVRRRFEQ is encoded by the coding sequence ATGGACGGCGTGAACACCGGCCTCATGGCACGCATCGACCTGCGCGGCACCGAACAGTCGGCCTCTTCGTCGAATCTCTCGCGGGCCCGACTGCGCTCCGTACTGCCACGCGGCGGCGTGGACGTGGAGGCGGTACTGCCGCGGGTGCGGCCCATCGTCGAGGCGGTCGCGGAGCGTGGGGCCGCCGCGGCCCTGGAGTTCGGCGAATCGTTCGACCGGGTGCGCCCGACGACCGTCCGGGTGCCCGCTGCGGCCCTCGACACCGCCCTGACCGAGCTGGACCCCGCCGTGCGCACCGCGCTGGAGGTGGCGATCACCCGGGCCCGTGCGGTTCACACCGACCAGCGGCGCAGCGACACCACCACCACATTGGCCCCGGGCGCCACCGTCACCGAACGCTGGCTGCCGGTTGAGCGGGTGGGCCTCTATGTCCCCGGCGGCAACGCGGTCTACCCCTCCAGCGTCGTGATGAATGTCGTCCCAGCTCAGATTGCCGGCGTCGACTCATTGGTGATTGCCAGCCCCCCGCAGGAGGCCTTTGCCGGCCTGCCGCACCCCACGATCCTGGCCGCAGCCCGGCTGCTCGGCGTGGAAGAGGTCTGGGCGGTGGGCGGCGCGCAGGCGGTGGCGCTGTTGGCTTACGGCGGCACCGACACCGACCAGGGCGAACTGGCCCCGGTCGACATGATCACCGGGCCCGGCAACATCTACGTCACCGCCGCCAAGCGGCTCTGCCGGTCACAGGTCGGGATCGACGCCGAAGCCGGCCCCACCGAGATCGCGATCCTGGCCGACAACACCGCGCACCCGGCCCATGTGGCAGCGGACCTGATCAGCCAGGCTGAGCACGACGAGATGGCCGCCAGTGTGCTGGTCACGACCAGCCCCGAGCTGGCCGATGCCACCGCCCGCGAGGTGATCGCCCAGCTGCAGACCACAGTGCACCGCGAGCGCGCGACCACGGCACTGTCTGGTCCGCAGTCGGCGATCGTTCTGGTCGACGACCTGGACGCCGGTATTCGCGTGGTCAACGCCTACGCCGCCGAGCACCTGGAGATCCAGACCGCCGACCCCGCGGAGGTGGCCTCCCGGATCCGCTCTGCGGGGGCGATCTTCCTCGGTCCCTATGCTCCGGTGAGTCTCGGCGACTACTGCGCCGGTTCCAATCACGTCCTGCCCACCGCAGGCAGTGCGCGGTACTCCAGCGGATTGTCGGTGCAGACCTTCCTGCGCGGCATCCACGTCGTCGACTACACCGAGGCCGCCCTCAAGGATGTCAGCGGCAACGTGATCGCACTGGCCACCGCCGAGGACCTGCCGGCGCACGGCGAAGCGGTACGGCGGAGGTTCGAGCAGTGA
- the hisH gene encoding imidazole glycerol phosphate synthase subunit HisH, producing the protein MSSSGKPSVVILDYGSGNLRSAQRALQRVGAEVEVTADPEVAANADGLLVPGVGAYEACMRGLREVNGDKIIAQRVEAGRPVLGVCVGMQIMFAHGVEFGVDTVGCGQWPGAVTRLEAPVIPHMGWNVVAAAPGSTLFSGLDADTRFYFVHSYAAQRWEGRPEALVTWATHQVPFVAAVEDGPLAATQFHPEKSGDAGATLLSNWVEAL; encoded by the coding sequence GTGAGCAGCTCAGGCAAGCCCTCCGTGGTGATTCTGGATTACGGATCGGGAAACCTGCGCTCGGCCCAGCGGGCCCTGCAGCGCGTTGGCGCGGAGGTTGAGGTGACCGCCGACCCCGAGGTTGCCGCCAACGCGGACGGTCTTCTGGTCCCGGGCGTCGGCGCGTACGAGGCATGCATGCGTGGCTTGCGCGAGGTCAACGGGGACAAGATCATCGCCCAGCGGGTGGAGGCCGGCCGCCCAGTTCTCGGGGTGTGTGTCGGTATGCAGATCATGTTCGCCCACGGCGTCGAGTTCGGGGTGGACACCGTCGGCTGCGGGCAGTGGCCGGGTGCGGTCACCCGCCTGGAGGCGCCGGTGATCCCGCACATGGGGTGGAACGTCGTCGCTGCCGCCCCCGGCAGCACGCTGTTCTCAGGCTTGGATGCCGACACCCGGTTCTACTTCGTGCACTCCTATGCCGCGCAGCGCTGGGAGGGCCGTCCAGAGGCTTTGGTGACCTGGGCGACCCATCAGGTACCGTTCGTGGCGGCTGTCGAGGATGGGCCGTTGGCCGCCACCCAGTTTCACCCCGAAAAGAGTGGGGATGCCGGGGCGACGCTGTTGAGCAATTGGGTGGAGGCACTGTGA